The following proteins are co-located in the Motilibacter aurantiacus genome:
- a CDS encoding MarR family winged helix-turn-helix transcriptional regulator, which produces MTESPDRPSRPAGRRDRAERDEGVAAWAGVLKVHAAVVPELDRRLQRAHGLPLTWYDVLLELSTAPERRLTMSELGERAVVSRTRVSRVVDELVKAGHVERAPNPRDARSAYAVLTPGGRAALRAAAPTYLDGIEELVGRHLGADAPAVAAALGRVLDAARGG; this is translated from the coding sequence GTGACCGAAAGCCCCGATCGACCCAGCCGGCCCGCCGGGCGGCGCGACCGTGCCGAGCGCGACGAGGGGGTCGCCGCGTGGGCCGGGGTGCTCAAGGTGCATGCCGCGGTCGTGCCCGAGCTCGACCGGCGGCTGCAGCGGGCGCACGGCCTTCCGCTGACCTGGTACGACGTGCTGCTCGAGCTGAGTACGGCCCCGGAGCGTCGGTTGACGATGAGCGAGCTGGGTGAGCGCGCCGTCGTCAGCCGCACCCGGGTCAGCCGGGTCGTCGACGAGCTCGTGAAGGCCGGGCACGTGGAGCGCGCGCCCAACCCGCGCGACGCCCGCTCCGCGTACGCGGTGCTCACCCCCGGAGGCCGCGCCGCCCTGCGGGCCGCGGCCCCCACGTACCTCGACGGGATCGAGGAGCTCGTGGGCCGCCACCTCGGGGCCGACGCCCCGGCCGTGGCCGCCGCCCTGGGGCGCGTGCTGGACGCGGCCCGGGGCGGCTGA
- a CDS encoding YceI family protein translates to MSANTLSTAPVRDRGGVQLPAPGTWAIDPGHADVAFVGRHMVFTKVRGRFADVSGAVRVADDPGESQLEVVIGMSSVESGLRARDEHLRSAELFDVEQFPTATFRSVTVDWAGTAGTVTGDLTIHGVTRRVPLTVVYEGYAKDPWGGERAVFSASTTVNREDFGLTWNVALEAGGLLVSKEISIEISVETVLQR, encoded by the coding sequence ATGTCCGCCAACACCTTGTCCACCGCTCCCGTGCGCGACCGGGGCGGCGTCCAGCTCCCCGCTCCGGGCACCTGGGCCATCGACCCCGGCCACGCCGACGTCGCGTTCGTCGGCCGGCACATGGTCTTCACCAAGGTCCGCGGCCGGTTCGCGGACGTCTCCGGCGCGGTGCGGGTCGCCGACGACCCGGGCGAGTCGCAGCTCGAGGTCGTGATCGGCATGTCCAGCGTCGAGTCGGGGCTGCGGGCCCGCGACGAGCACCTGCGCTCCGCCGAGCTCTTCGACGTCGAGCAGTTCCCCACGGCGACCTTCCGCAGCGTCACCGTCGACTGGGCAGGGACGGCGGGGACCGTCACCGGGGACCTCACGATCCACGGCGTGACCCGCCGGGTGCCGCTCACCGTCGTCTACGAGGGCTACGCGAAGGACCCGTGGGGCGGCGAGCGGGCCGTCTTCTCCGCGTCGACCACCGTGAACCGGGAGGACTTCGGCCTCACCTGGAACGTGGCCCTCGAGGCCGGCGGGCTGCTGGTGAGCAAGGAGATCTCGATCGAGATCTCGGTCGAGACGGTGCTCCAGCGGTGA
- a CDS encoding M23 family metallopeptidase, which yields METSAVGASAGMSNVLARISGIQAQLSMLSRPAGGTTVVTAAAPSIASTAGTSGGAGTIASGSAQPFAAALQSAVSAVPARATAPTPASATAPPAPRSSAPAEDGWARPVDGRVTSKFGMRTHPVTGVYKLHTGTDFAAPMGSPIGAASGGTVKSAGWQSGYGNTVVIDHGNGITTMYAHASELLVKPGQRVEPGDTVAKAGSTGLSTGPHLHFEVREDDKPVDPQPWLRRHGVQV from the coding sequence ATGGAGACCTCCGCAGTGGGCGCCTCGGCCGGCATGAGCAACGTGCTGGCGCGGATCTCGGGCATCCAGGCTCAGCTGTCGATGCTCTCGCGCCCGGCCGGCGGCACGACCGTCGTCACGGCGGCGGCCCCCTCGATCGCGAGCACGGCCGGCACCAGCGGCGGCGCGGGCACGATCGCGTCGGGCTCGGCGCAGCCGTTCGCCGCGGCGCTGCAGAGCGCCGTCTCGGCCGTCCCGGCGCGCGCCACCGCCCCGACTCCCGCTTCGGCAACCGCACCTCCGGCACCCCGGAGCTCCGCCCCGGCCGAGGACGGCTGGGCCCGGCCGGTGGACGGCCGCGTGACGAGCAAGTTCGGCATGCGCACCCACCCGGTCACCGGGGTCTACAAGCTGCACACCGGCACCGACTTCGCTGCGCCCATGGGCTCCCCGATCGGCGCCGCGAGCGGGGGCACCGTGAAGTCGGCGGGGTGGCAGAGCGGCTACGGCAACACGGTCGTGATCGACCACGGCAACGGCATCACCACGATGTACGCCCACGCGTCCGAGCTGCTCGTCAAGCCCGGGCAGCGGGTCGAGCCCGGCGACACGGTGGCGAAGGCCGGCAGCACCGGGCTGTCGACCGGGCCGCACCTGCACTTCGAGGTGCGGGAGGACGACAAGCCGGTCGACCCGCAGCCCTGGCTGCGCCGGCACGGCGTCCAGGTCTGA
- a CDS encoding YceI family protein, translated as MSASDFDDPTAAIEDLTGDYQLDVAHTRIGFVARHAMVTKVRGSFKEFEGHAHLDAADPAKSTAELTIKVDSIDTGNEQRDGHLRTNDFFDVPNFPEVTFRSTGVEKAGDATFRMTGDLTIKDTTKPVTVEFEFTGSAKDPFGNLRAGFEGRTTINRKDWNVNWNAALETGGFLVSDKIVLEFDVSAVKLTPTP; from the coding sequence GTGAGCGCCTCCGACTTCGACGACCCCACCGCCGCGATCGAGGACCTGACCGGCGACTACCAGCTGGACGTGGCCCACACCCGGATCGGGTTCGTCGCCCGGCATGCGATGGTCACCAAGGTGCGCGGCTCCTTCAAGGAGTTCGAGGGGCACGCGCACCTCGACGCCGCCGACCCGGCGAAGTCGACCGCGGAGCTGACGATCAAGGTCGACAGCATCGACACCGGCAACGAGCAGCGCGACGGCCATCTGCGCACGAACGACTTCTTCGACGTCCCGAACTTCCCCGAGGTGACCTTCAGGAGCACCGGGGTGGAGAAGGCCGGCGACGCGACCTTCCGCATGACCGGCGACCTGACGATCAAGGACACGACGAAGCCGGTCACGGTCGAGTTCGAGTTCACCGGCAGCGCCAAGGACCCGTTCGGGAACCTGCGGGCCGGGTTCGAGGGCCGCACGACGATCAACCGCAAGGACTGGAACGTCAACTGGAACGCCGCGTTGGAGACCGGGGGGTTCCTCGTCAGCGACAAGATCGTGCTGGAGTTCGACGTCTCGGCCGTCAAGCTGACACCGACGCCGTGA
- a CDS encoding ribonuclease Z: MLGTASQVPTRARAHNGYVLRWDRAGFLFDPGEGTQRQLTYAGVAASSITHICLTHSHGDHTFGLPGVLQRMALDGARHEVTLLYPAEAEAYVDLLVRLAGPPPQLRLRRQPCGPGVAVDADGWRLVADRLDHRVPALGWRVEEKDGRRVLPDRLAAAGVRGPDVRRLLAEGSLRVDGRVVRAEDVTVPRRGQVFAFVMDTRPCAGAARLAAGADLLVCEATFLAADAQLARDYGHCTARQAAELAAAAEVRQLVLAHFSQRYGEDVAVFEAEAVQVLPGTVAARDLDRFALPARRGAGRHD, from the coding sequence GTGCTCGGCACCGCGTCCCAGGTGCCGACGCGCGCCCGCGCGCACAACGGCTACGTCCTGCGCTGGGACCGGGCCGGCTTCCTCTTCGACCCCGGGGAGGGCACCCAGCGCCAGCTGACGTACGCCGGGGTCGCCGCGTCCTCGATCACGCACATCTGCCTGACCCACAGTCACGGCGACCACACCTTCGGCCTGCCCGGCGTGCTGCAGCGGATGGCGCTCGACGGGGCGCGGCACGAGGTGACGCTGCTCTACCCGGCCGAGGCCGAGGCGTACGTCGACCTGCTCGTCCGGCTCGCCGGCCCGCCGCCACAGCTCCGGCTCCGCCGGCAGCCGTGCGGGCCCGGTGTCGCGGTGGACGCAGACGGTTGGCGGCTGGTCGCGGACCGGCTCGACCACCGGGTGCCGGCGCTCGGGTGGCGGGTCGAGGAGAAGGACGGCCGCCGGGTGCTGCCCGACCGGCTGGCCGCGGCGGGGGTGCGCGGGCCGGACGTCCGCCGGCTGCTGGCCGAGGGCTCGCTGCGGGTGGACGGGCGCGTGGTGCGGGCCGAGGACGTCACCGTCCCACGCCGCGGGCAGGTGTTCGCCTTCGTCATGGACACCCGGCCGTGCGCGGGCGCCGCGCGGCTCGCCGCGGGGGCCGACCTCCTGGTGTGCGAGGCGACGTTCCTTGCCGCGGACGCACAGCTCGCCCGGGACTACGGCCACTGCACCGCCCGGCAGGCGGCCGAGCTGGCCGCGGCGGCCGAGGTGCGGCAACTCGTGCTCGCGCACTTCTCCCAGCGCTACGGCGAGGACGTGGCCGTGTTCGAGGCCGAGGCCGTGCAGGTGCTTCCCGGAACCGTCGCCGCCCGGGACCTCGACCGCTTCGCGCTGCCCGCCCGCCGGGGGGCCGGCCGACACGACTGA
- a CDS encoding TolB family protein: MLQRHLQGGRLRSNRGTKRAFAPLVAAGVLLAGLPGHTAWAAPEAPTVQAPTGAYVAYVDEDGTVWAQSLRSGTPRRILDGAGAGARVEISPDGTTLAVLAPAGVLIAPTSGGKARQVLNSRVDGAAFSPDARTLYYSINNGVGKDGVLRALDVATKATRVVVDPVGPVVDVALSSDGTRLLYTTSDLVRSSLGRIGEAHAVDLATRTDTRVGRAGDDIVDVAFGPGDVPIVSVLTGQEAQDVGAAVTTLEGAKVFPAEELSFGAVGTPDGVYAISTTNEEEEPLHVSFAPATGGTPGRVVTDLGLSAPAFAVGKGALPRPLTLSTEVSGVEVVLPEERAVAGVPTGVGVGAYAAGPGPLTLALQRRVGNAWRTIGTQRAPRTQNFVVFPVSAGAHVQLRALANGVVSEPTTLRVASRVTVAQRRSSAGVVLRGAVVGARGGRVTVQYYRDSAWRTIATAGVRSGRYEVTLRVGRGAELRVVRAADRTHDRGVSEIVRAR, encoded by the coding sequence GTGCTTCAGCGGCATCTGCAGGGTGGGCGACTGCGGTCCAATCGGGGGACGAAGCGGGCCTTCGCGCCCCTCGTGGCGGCAGGGGTGCTCCTCGCGGGGCTGCCGGGGCACACGGCCTGGGCCGCGCCTGAGGCGCCCACGGTCCAGGCGCCCACCGGCGCCTACGTCGCGTACGTCGACGAGGACGGGACCGTCTGGGCCCAGTCGCTGCGCTCGGGCACGCCTCGGCGGATCCTGGACGGCGCCGGGGCCGGAGCGCGCGTCGAGATCAGCCCGGACGGCACGACGCTCGCCGTGCTCGCGCCCGCGGGGGTGCTGATCGCCCCCACCTCCGGCGGCAAGGCCCGGCAGGTGCTCAACTCCCGGGTCGACGGGGCCGCTTTCTCCCCCGACGCGAGGACGCTCTACTACTCGATCAACAACGGGGTCGGCAAGGACGGCGTGCTCCGCGCTCTCGACGTGGCGACCAAGGCGACGCGCGTCGTGGTCGACCCGGTCGGCCCGGTCGTGGACGTCGCGCTCTCCAGTGACGGCACCCGCCTGCTCTACACGACCAGCGACCTGGTCCGCTCGTCGCTCGGACGCATCGGCGAGGCCCACGCGGTCGATCTCGCGACCCGCACCGACACCCGGGTCGGGCGCGCCGGGGACGACATCGTCGACGTCGCCTTCGGCCCCGGCGACGTCCCGATCGTGTCCGTCCTCACCGGGCAGGAGGCGCAGGACGTCGGCGCCGCGGTGACCACCCTCGAGGGCGCCAAGGTCTTCCCGGCCGAGGAGCTCAGCTTCGGCGCGGTGGGCACCCCGGACGGCGTCTACGCGATCTCCACCACCAACGAGGAGGAGGAGCCGCTCCACGTCTCCTTCGCGCCTGCGACCGGGGGCACGCCGGGGCGGGTCGTGACCGACCTGGGGCTCTCGGCCCCGGCCTTCGCGGTCGGCAAGGGCGCGCTCCCCCGGCCGCTCACGCTCTCGACCGAGGTCAGCGGCGTCGAGGTGGTCCTGCCCGAGGAGCGCGCCGTGGCCGGCGTCCCGACCGGCGTCGGGGTCGGGGCGTACGCCGCGGGCCCTGGCCCGCTCACGCTGGCGCTGCAGCGCCGGGTGGGGAACGCCTGGCGCACGATCGGCACCCAGCGCGCGCCGCGTACCCAGAACTTCGTCGTGTTCCCGGTGTCGGCCGGCGCCCACGTGCAGCTGCGGGCGCTCGCCAACGGCGTCGTGTCCGAGCCCACGACGCTGCGGGTCGCCTCCCGGGTCACCGTCGCACAGCGCCGGTCGTCCGCGGGCGTGGTCCTGCGCGGCGCCGTCGTCGGCGCGCGGGGCGGGCGGGTCACCGTGCAGTACTACCGGGACAGTGCCTGGCGCACGATCGCCACGGCGGGCGTGCGGTCCGGCCGCTACGAGGTCACCCTCCGTGTCGGCCGCGGCGCCGAGCTGCGGGTCGTGCGCGCGGCGGACCGGACGCACGACCGGGGCGTGAGCGAGATCGTGCGGGCACGCTGA
- a CDS encoding cation diffusion facilitator family transporter, whose protein sequence is MAEHGSESKSTVLVALAANLAIAVAKLVGGLISGSSAMLAEAAHSVADTMNQVFLLRGLKASARPADMVHPFGYGKVRFFWSLLAAVAIFVGGAVFSFYEGISTIVGEGGEEGGVLIAYAVLLVSFLAEGTSWLRAVRQLRAEATSLGRTFREHLGLSTDPTVKTVFAEDTAAVIGLALAAAGIGLHQATGEHYWDGIAAVLIGVLLTVVAFTLGKSNGDLLIGEAARPELVVGAYDTIAGTPGVDRVVELLTMALGPEDVLLAVRVDLRNDLPAGAVEDLSTQVERELVGRWPEVTQVFLDATRAVGPTADRTAAYVETLRRGLPAPAVGATRRR, encoded by the coding sequence GTGGCTGAGCACGGCAGTGAGAGCAAGAGCACCGTCCTCGTAGCGCTCGCCGCGAACCTCGCGATCGCGGTCGCGAAGCTCGTCGGCGGGCTGATCAGCGGCTCGAGCGCCATGCTCGCCGAGGCGGCGCACTCGGTCGCCGACACGATGAACCAGGTCTTCCTGCTGCGCGGGCTCAAGGCCTCCGCACGCCCGGCGGACATGGTCCACCCGTTCGGCTACGGCAAGGTGCGGTTCTTCTGGTCCTTGCTGGCCGCGGTCGCCATCTTCGTCGGCGGCGCCGTCTTCTCCTTCTACGAAGGCATCTCCACGATCGTCGGGGAGGGCGGCGAGGAGGGCGGCGTCCTGATCGCGTACGCCGTGCTGCTCGTCTCCTTCCTCGCCGAGGGCACGTCGTGGCTGCGGGCCGTGCGCCAGCTGCGCGCAGAGGCCACGTCGCTGGGGCGCACGTTCCGCGAGCACCTCGGGCTCTCGACGGACCCCACGGTGAAGACGGTCTTCGCCGAGGACACCGCGGCCGTCATCGGGCTCGCCCTCGCCGCGGCCGGCATCGGCCTGCACCAGGCCACCGGCGAGCACTACTGGGACGGGATCGCGGCCGTCCTCATCGGCGTGCTGCTGACCGTCGTCGCCTTCACCCTCGGCAAGTCCAACGGCGACCTGCTCATCGGCGAGGCCGCCCGCCCCGAGCTCGTGGTCGGCGCGTACGACACCATCGCCGGCACGCCCGGCGTCGACCGTGTCGTCGAGCTGCTCACGATGGCCCTCGGCCCCGAGGACGTGCTGCTCGCCGTGCGCGTGGACCTGCGCAACGACCTGCCGGCGGGCGCGGTCGAGGACCTCAGCACGCAGGTCGAGCGCGAGCTCGTCGGGCGCTGGCCGGAGGTCACGCAGGTCTTCCTCGACGCCACGCGCGCCGTCGGCCCGACCGCCGACCGCACGGCCGCGTACGTCGAGACCCTCCGGCGCGGGCTGCCCGCCCCCGCCGTGGGAGCTACCCGCCGCAGGTGA
- a CDS encoding STAS domain-containing protein: protein MRATAVYTVALSGEVDLALNDRLDAMAAAFERGPAADARVDLRDVTFMDSAGLAFVARLIRAAADRGGEVVLLGPPPALRRVLAVSGLDRLARIVPA from the coding sequence ATGCGAGCGACCGCTGTCTACACCGTCGCCCTCTCCGGCGAGGTGGACCTCGCCCTGAACGACCGCCTCGACGCCATGGCGGCCGCCTTCGAGCGCGGCCCGGCCGCGGACGCCCGGGTCGACCTGCGCGACGTCACCTTCATGGACTCGGCCGGACTCGCCTTCGTCGCCCGTCTGATCCGCGCCGCCGCCGACCGCGGCGGCGAGGTGGTGCTCCTGGGGCCGCCCCCGGCGCTGCGCCGGGTGCTGGCGGTGAGCGGGTTGGACCGGCTCGCTCGCATCGTCCCCGCCTGA
- a CDS encoding endonuclease/exonuclease/phosphatase family protein, producing MRLATFNLLSGRVMNEESGDPENLRKAVRLLDVDVLALQEVDRHQTRSGGVDQTAIVAEEMGAECWRFVPALVGTPGQTWRAAGPGDEEVDGRGSHEPAAYGIAIVSRLPVLQWRVVRLRPVPTVAPVLLRDDNGKRRWVWVRDEPRTAVIAVVETAEGPVTVANTHLSFIPGWNAAQLRRLVSALGDDPRPQLLVGDLNMPGKLPSGLCREWKQLANAKTWPAHTPRAQLDHVLGRGQLPPVVRSEAVELPLSDHRALCVELDGLRAATGSRPAGATAD from the coding sequence GTGCGACTAGCGACCTTCAACCTGTTGTCCGGCCGCGTCATGAACGAGGAGTCCGGGGACCCGGAGAACCTGCGCAAGGCGGTGCGCCTGCTCGACGTCGACGTGCTCGCCCTGCAGGAGGTCGACCGGCACCAGACCCGGTCGGGCGGTGTCGACCAGACGGCCATCGTGGCCGAGGAGATGGGCGCCGAGTGCTGGCGCTTCGTCCCGGCCCTGGTCGGCACCCCGGGGCAGACCTGGCGCGCCGCCGGCCCGGGAGACGAGGAGGTCGACGGCCGCGGGTCGCACGAGCCGGCGGCGTACGGCATCGCCATCGTCTCCCGGCTGCCGGTGCTGCAGTGGCGTGTCGTGCGGCTGCGCCCGGTCCCGACGGTCGCGCCGGTGCTGCTGCGCGACGACAACGGCAAGCGCCGGTGGGTGTGGGTGCGCGACGAGCCACGCACTGCCGTGATCGCCGTCGTGGAGACGGCCGAGGGGCCCGTGACCGTCGCCAACACGCACCTGTCGTTCATCCCGGGCTGGAACGCCGCGCAGCTGCGCCGCCTCGTGTCCGCGCTGGGCGACGACCCCCGGCCCCAGCTGCTCGTGGGCGACCTCAACATGCCGGGCAAGCTCCCCTCCGGCCTCTGCCGCGAGTGGAAGCAGCTCGCGAACGCCAAGACCTGGCCGGCGCACACGCCGCGGGCGCAGCTCGACCACGTGCTCGGCCGCGGCCAGCTCCCCCCGGTCGTGCGGTCCGAGGCCGTCGAGCTGCCGCTCTCGGACCACCGGGCCCTGTGCGTGGAGCTGGACGGGCTGCGGGCGGCCACCGGCAGCCGCCCGGCCGGCGCCACGGCGGACTGA
- a CDS encoding P-loop NTPase family protein, which produces MTQQPTAQGVRLAVGRVLTLLGPDALRRATLARLDDRSARCPAGHSHGGVVRVGAPLDPTRAGVREVLRAAAHGAPLGADAVPQLGATLDDWVAPLLGRQLAGLGPFDRRVLALAVGIAQAPAALVVDRLTDGLDAAGRRALLAVVRRVADDRWAVLLDDSDPVAALAVADEALRVGPEGLLVPVDPLAAPL; this is translated from the coding sequence GTGACGCAGCAGCCCACCGCCCAAGGGGTCCGGCTCGCCGTGGGGCGGGTGCTCACCCTGCTCGGCCCGGACGCGCTGCGGCGCGCCACGCTGGCCCGGCTCGACGACCGGAGCGCTCGCTGCCCCGCGGGCCACAGCCACGGCGGGGTCGTCCGGGTCGGCGCGCCGCTCGACCCCACCCGGGCCGGCGTGCGCGAGGTGCTGCGCGCGGCGGCGCACGGGGCGCCGCTGGGCGCGGACGCGGTGCCCCAGCTCGGCGCCACCCTGGACGACTGGGTCGCGCCGCTGCTGGGCCGCCAGCTCGCGGGCCTCGGGCCGTTCGACCGCCGGGTGCTCGCGCTCGCCGTCGGCATCGCCCAGGCCCCGGCGGCCCTCGTGGTCGACCGGCTCACCGACGGGCTCGACGCCGCCGGGCGGCGCGCCCTGCTCGCCGTCGTGCGCCGCGTCGCCGACGACCGCTGGGCGGTCCTGCTGGACGACTCGGACCCGGTCGCCGCGCTCGCGGTCGCGGACGAGGCGCTGCGCGTCGGCCCGGAAGGGCTCCTCGTGCCGGTCGACCCGCTGGCCGCCCCGCTCTGA
- a CDS encoding DUF1540 domain-containing protein, translated as MTTLSEMPQVRQCSVESCGYNHDVSCHAGAITVGGESAACGTFIDISFKGGLDMVGHVGACHRSECAYNTSLECTATEVRVGPGRDVADCLTYSPRS; from the coding sequence ATGACAACGCTCTCGGAGATGCCCCAGGTCCGGCAGTGCTCGGTCGAGAGCTGCGGCTACAACCACGACGTGAGCTGTCACGCGGGCGCGATCACGGTCGGCGGCGAGTCGGCGGCCTGCGGCACGTTCATCGACATCTCGTTCAAGGGCGGGCTCGACATGGTCGGCCACGTCGGCGCGTGCCACCGCTCCGAGTGCGCCTACAACACCTCGCTCGAGTGCACCGCCACCGAGGTGCGGGTCGGCCCGGGCCGCGACGTCGCGGACTGCCTGACCTACTCCCCGCGCAGCTGA